The Balaenoptera acutorostrata chromosome 10, mBalAcu1.1, whole genome shotgun sequence genome has a window encoding:
- the OPN5 gene encoding opsin-5, which produces MALNHTAPALDERLPYYLREGDPFASKLSWEADLVAGFYLTIIGILSTFGNGYVLYMSSRRKKKLKPAEIMTINLAICDLGISVVGKPFTIISCFCHRWVFGWIGCRWYGWAGFFFGCGSLITMTAVSLDRYLKICYLSYGVWLKRKHAYICLAVIWAYASFWTTMPLVGLGDYAPEPFGTSCTLDWWLAQASVGGQIFILNILFFCLLLPTAVIVFSYVKIIAKVKSSSKEVAHFDSRIHSSHVLEMKLTKVAMLICAGFLIAWIPYAVVSVWSAFGRPDSIPIQLSVVPTLLAKSAAVYNPIIYQVIDYKFACCQTGGLKATKKKSLEDFRLHTVTTVRKSSAVLEIHQEV; this is translated from the exons ATGGCTTTGAACCACACGGCTCCGGCCCTGGATGAGCGCCTGCCGTACTACCTTCGGGAGGGGGATCCCTTTGCTTCCAAACTTTCCTGGGAAGCGGATTTAGTGGCTGGCTTTTACTTAACAATCATTG GGATTCTGTCCACATTTGGAAATGGGTATGTCCTTTATATGTCTTCTAGACGAAAAAAGAAGCTGAAACCTGCGGAAATAATGACTATCAATTTAGCAATCTGTGATCTGGGGATTTCAG TTGTAGGCAAACCGttcaccatcatctcttgcttCTGTCACCGCTGGGTGTTTGGCTGGATTGGCTGCCGCTGGTATGGATGGGCTGGATTTTTCTTTGGCTGTGGAAGTCTTATCACTATGACTGCTGTCAGCCTGGACCGATACTTGAAAATCTGCTATTTATCGTATG GGGTTTGGCTGAAAAGAAAGCACGCCTACATCTGCCTGGCCGTCATCTGGGCCTATGCTTCCTTCTGGACCACCATGCCCTTGGTAGGTCTGGGGGACTACGCACCTGAGCCCTTCGGAACCTCCTGCACTCTGGACTGGTGGCTGGCCCAGGCCTCAGTAGGGGGCCAGATTTTCATCCTGAACATCCTCTTCTTCTGCCTCTTGCTCCCAACGGCTGTGATCGTGTTCTCCTATGTGAAGATCATTGCTAAGGTTAAGTCCTCCTCCAAAGAAGTAGCTCATTTTGACAGTCGGATCCATAGCAGCCATGTGCTGGAAATGAAACTGACCAAG GTAGCGATGTTGATTTGTGCTGGCTTCCTGATCGCCTGGATTCCTTACGCAGTGGTCTCCGTGTGGTCGGCATTTGGAAGGCCAGACTCCATCCCCATACAACTCTCTGTGGTGCCAACCCTCCTGGCAAAATCAGCGGCAGTGTACAACCCCATCATTTACCAGGTCATCGATTACAAATTTGCCTGTTGCCAAACGGGTGGTTTGAAAGCCACCAAGAAGAAATCTTTGGAAGACTTCAG GCTGCACACCGTGACCACCGTCAGGAAGTCTTCTGCTGTGCTGGAAATCCATCAAGAGGTATGA